Proteins encoded together in one Gemmatimonadota bacterium DH-78 window:
- a CDS encoding NUDIX hydrolase: MSRPRIERSAGGVVVRLIAGVRHALVIRDPYDNWGLPKGHLERGEDAETAAVREVHEETGLAGVELGPELGCIDWYFRVDGRAVHKFCTFFLMHSAVGDLVPQTSEGIRECLWLPLDEAMRRISYDNAREMLQRAAERLDDPTTAKGWSDDDDGA, encoded by the coding sequence GTGAGCCGACCTCGCATCGAACGCAGCGCCGGCGGGGTGGTCGTGCGTCTGATCGCGGGGGTGCGACACGCGCTGGTGATTCGCGATCCCTACGACAACTGGGGACTCCCGAAGGGTCATCTCGAGCGGGGTGAAGACGCCGAGACCGCGGCGGTGCGCGAGGTGCACGAAGAGACCGGACTCGCCGGCGTCGAGCTCGGCCCGGAGCTGGGGTGCATCGACTGGTACTTTCGCGTGGACGGGCGGGCGGTGCACAAGTTCTGCACCTTCTTCCTGATGCACTCGGCGGTCGGCGACCTCGTGCCCCAGACCTCCGAGGGCATCCGCGAGTGCCTCTGGCTGCCACTCGACGAGGCCATGCGCCGAATCAGCTACGACAACGCCCGCGAGATGCTCCAGCGCGCCGCCGAGCGTCTGGACGACCCCACCACCGCGAAGGGATGGAGCGACGATGACGACGGAGCGTGA
- a CDS encoding AI-2E family transporter produces MTTEREPGRMWPVIQGVGIALVLALFLWASRDILNPLFLFVVLVVALHPFRGRSGHSLLVALAGLITAVWVLSTTGSLLAPFVLALGIAYILDPLVDRIEATGRGRTTAVFLLALPVVGGLVAAVLFGIPALSAQAGSLIDQAPEALARLEELVGALQARLQGMPGVGDLVADPLSRLDPEAIGTFIEERREMLAERAWDGVVGLGRGLGTVISILGYLVITPVLAFYLLRDWDSITHHLGELVPRPRREAVVSFAKEYDGLLARYLRGQILVAVTIGSITALGLWIANFPYAFLLGVVVAVFGVVPYLGLVLSLIPAIIVALTSGDVGLSLLKVGVVFAVAQGLEGAVVSPRIVGDSVGLHPVWVVLALTVGGYYFGFVGLLIGVPAAVGVKLLVVRGLERYRSSAVYRGDDEAAVV; encoded by the coding sequence ATGACGACGGAGCGTGAGCCGGGCCGGATGTGGCCGGTGATCCAGGGGGTGGGCATCGCCCTGGTGCTCGCCCTCTTCCTCTGGGCGAGCCGGGACATTCTCAACCCCCTCTTCCTCTTCGTGGTGCTGGTGGTGGCCCTGCATCCGTTCCGGGGGCGGAGCGGGCATTCGCTGCTGGTGGCGCTGGCCGGGCTGATCACCGCCGTGTGGGTGCTGTCGACCACCGGCTCGCTGCTCGCGCCCTTCGTGCTGGCGCTGGGCATCGCCTACATCCTCGATCCGCTCGTGGACCGCATCGAGGCCACCGGCCGCGGGCGCACCACGGCCGTATTTCTGCTGGCCCTGCCCGTGGTGGGCGGGCTGGTGGCGGCGGTGCTCTTCGGCATTCCGGCCCTGTCGGCGCAGGCGGGATCGCTCATCGACCAGGCCCCCGAGGCGCTGGCGCGGCTCGAGGAGCTGGTGGGGGCGCTTCAGGCCCGACTGCAGGGAATGCCCGGGGTGGGCGACCTCGTGGCCGATCCGCTCTCGCGCCTCGATCCGGAGGCGATCGGCACCTTCATCGAGGAGCGCCGCGAGATGCTCGCCGAGCGGGCGTGGGACGGCGTCGTCGGGCTGGGGCGCGGCCTCGGTACGGTGATCTCGATCCTCGGATACCTCGTGATCACTCCGGTGCTCGCCTTCTACCTGCTGCGCGACTGGGACTCCATCACCCACCATCTTGGCGAGCTGGTGCCGCGGCCGCGGCGCGAGGCCGTGGTGTCGTTCGCGAAGGAGTACGACGGGCTCCTGGCCCGCTACCTCCGGGGCCAGATCCTCGTGGCCGTCACCATCGGCTCGATCACGGCGCTGGGGCTCTGGATCGCCAACTTCCCCTACGCGTTCCTGCTCGGCGTGGTGGTGGCCGTGTTCGGGGTGGTGCCCTACCTCGGGCTCGTGCTCAGCCTGATCCCGGCGATCATCGTGGCGCTCACCAGCGGCGACGTGGGGTTGTCGCTGCTCAAGGTGGGCGTGGTGTTCGCGGTGGCGCAGGGGCTGGAGGGGGCGGTCGTCAGCCCGCGCATCGTCGGCGATTCGGTCGGGCTGCACCCGGTCTGGGTGGTGCTCGCCCTGACGGTGGGCGGCTACTACTTCGGGTTCGTGGGACTCCTGATCGGGGTGCCCGCCGCGGTGGGCGTGAAGCTGCTGGTGGTTCGGGGGCTCGAGCGCTACCGGAGCAGCGCCGTCTACCGGGGCGACGACGAGGCGGCGGTGGTCTGA
- a CDS encoding NAD(P)/FAD-dependent oxidoreductase: protein MQTPIADITIIGGGPTGLFAAFFAGMRGLSTRIVDSLPELGGQLTALYPEKYVYDVGGFPKVLAKDLANGLIRQALQFEPEVQLDEEVRTLRQGDDGVWNLECRSGSYRSKSVLVAGGKGAFEPKVLDVPGFQELLYSGVHYAVRDPKEYEGKRVLIVGGGDSALDWALILKDLCAEVYLAHRRDGFRAHEATVSQMETACAEGRMQFLAFNEVREIHGEGTVHGATVFDNRTDEDRHLEVDAVLTFLGFKPDLGPIKRWGLELDGNRIGVDALMRTNLPGVYAAGDIVTYEGKLDLIATGFAEAAVAVNNAVRFVDPTARVNPGHSTSMKVFKD, encoded by the coding sequence ATGCAGACACCCATCGCCGACATCACGATCATCGGCGGAGGGCCCACCGGGCTCTTCGCCGCATTCTTTGCCGGGATGCGGGGCCTCTCGACCCGCATCGTGGATTCCCTTCCCGAACTGGGGGGGCAGCTCACCGCGCTGTACCCGGAGAAGTACGTCTACGACGTGGGCGGCTTCCCGAAGGTGCTGGCCAAGGACCTGGCCAACGGGCTGATCAGGCAGGCGCTCCAGTTCGAGCCCGAAGTGCAGCTCGACGAGGAGGTTCGCACCCTGCGGCAGGGCGACGACGGCGTGTGGAATCTCGAGTGCCGCAGCGGCAGCTACCGGTCGAAGTCGGTGCTGGTGGCCGGCGGCAAGGGCGCCTTCGAGCCCAAGGTGCTCGACGTGCCCGGCTTCCAGGAGCTGCTCTACTCGGGCGTGCACTATGCCGTGCGCGATCCGAAGGAGTACGAGGGCAAGCGCGTGCTCATCGTCGGGGGCGGGGACTCCGCGCTCGACTGGGCCCTCATCCTGAAGGACCTCTGCGCCGAGGTGTATCTCGCCCACCGGCGGGACGGCTTCCGGGCGCACGAGGCCACGGTCAGCCAGATGGAGACCGCCTGCGCCGAGGGCCGGATGCAGTTCCTGGCCTTCAACGAGGTGCGCGAGATCCACGGCGAGGGAACCGTGCACGGAGCCACCGTATTCGACAATCGGACCGACGAGGATCGGCACCTCGAGGTGGACGCCGTCCTCACCTTCCTCGGCTTCAAGCCCGACCTCGGGCCGATCAAGCGCTGGGGACTGGAGCTCGACGGCAACCGGATCGGGGTGGATGCGCTCATGCGCACCAACCTGCCCGGAGTCTATGCCGCGGGTGACATCGTCACCTACGAGGGCAAGCTCGACCTCATCGCGACCGGCTTCGCCGAGGCGGCGGTGGCCGTCAACAACGCGGTGCGCTTCGTCGATCCGACGGCCCGGGTGAACCCCGGGCACTCCACGAGCATGAAGGTCTTCAAGGACTGA
- the trxB gene encoding thioredoxin-disulfide reductase, with translation MSEVMKEKVVIVGSGPAGWTAAIYAARANLDPLVIEGAGSRTMIPGGQLMFTTDVENYPGFPEGVTGPEMMMAFKQQAERFGTRVVTEDVTEVDFSVYPRRLTTNMGRVVEADTVILATGANARWLGVPGEQHLAQTGGGVSACAVCDGALPAFRNKKLAVVGGGDSAMEEAVYLTNFASEVVIIHRRESFRASPIMAERALENPKISVLWNTVVKEVVGETEVEALRLADTDTGEESTLAVSGLFVAIGHDPNTGFLGGQIELKDNGYVQPAEGWRTATNVPGVFAAGDVMDDYYRQAITAAGSGCMAALEAERWLAHGGIEQPHAAPVVEHAG, from the coding sequence ATGTCGGAAGTCATGAAGGAAAAGGTGGTGATCGTCGGTTCGGGCCCCGCGGGCTGGACGGCGGCGATCTACGCGGCGCGCGCCAACCTCGATCCGCTGGTGATCGAGGGCGCGGGGAGCCGCACGATGATTCCGGGCGGTCAGCTCATGTTCACGACCGACGTCGAGAACTATCCGGGATTCCCGGAGGGCGTGACCGGGCCCGAGATGATGATGGCGTTCAAGCAGCAGGCCGAGCGCTTCGGCACCCGGGTGGTGACCGAAGACGTGACCGAGGTCGACTTCTCGGTCTACCCGCGCCGGCTGACCACCAACATGGGCCGCGTGGTCGAGGCCGACACGGTGATCCTGGCCACGGGCGCGAATGCCCGGTGGCTCGGGGTGCCCGGTGAACAGCACCTCGCCCAGACCGGGGGCGGCGTGTCGGCCTGCGCGGTGTGCGACGGGGCTCTGCCCGCCTTCCGCAACAAGAAGCTCGCGGTGGTGGGCGGCGGTGATTCCGCCATGGAAGAGGCCGTCTACCTCACCAACTTCGCCTCCGAGGTGGTGATCATTCACCGGCGCGAGTCGTTCCGCGCATCGCCGATCATGGCCGAGCGCGCGCTCGAGAACCCGAAGATCAGCGTGCTCTGGAACACGGTCGTGAAGGAGGTGGTGGGGGAGACCGAGGTGGAGGCCCTCCGCCTCGCCGACACCGACACGGGCGAGGAGAGCACCCTGGCGGTGAGCGGCCTCTTCGTGGCGATCGGCCACGATCCCAACACCGGGTTCCTCGGCGGCCAGATCGAGCTCAAGGACAACGGCTACGTGCAGCCGGCCGAGGGGTGGCGCACCGCCACCAACGTGCCGGGCGTGTTCGCGGCGGGCGACGTGATGGACGACTACTACCGGCAGGCGATCACCGCCGCCGGGTCGGGCTGCATGGCCGCGCTCGAGGCCGAGCGCTGGCTCGCCCACGGGGGCATCGAGCAGCCGCACGCGGCGCCCGTGGTGGAGCACGCGGGCTGA
- a CDS encoding SDR family oxidoreductase, giving the protein MALVTGGGVRLGRAIALGLAGAGHDLLVHYNRSEEPAAEVVSAVRALGRRAEAVSADLSTPEGAERVARAVEEHFGRLDLLVNSAASFDEAKLLEVDAERWDCVMDLNLRGPFLVARALAPLLTEARGSVVNMVDLSAFQPWVRYPHHGVSKAGLMHLTRVLARVLAPAVRVNAIAPGAVLPPDDASESELEREIERTPLARIGSPDDIVRTVLFLTASPFVTGQVVVVDGGRSLEFG; this is encoded by the coding sequence GTGGCCCTCGTCACCGGCGGCGGCGTCCGCCTCGGCCGGGCCATCGCGCTCGGACTCGCCGGCGCCGGCCACGACCTGCTCGTGCACTACAACCGCTCCGAGGAGCCCGCCGCCGAGGTGGTATCCGCCGTGAGGGCGCTGGGCCGTCGGGCCGAGGCGGTGTCGGCCGATCTCTCCACCCCGGAGGGCGCCGAGCGGGTGGCACGCGCCGTCGAAGAGCACTTCGGCCGACTCGACCTGCTGGTGAACAGCGCCGCCTCCTTCGACGAGGCGAAGCTGCTCGAGGTGGATGCGGAGCGGTGGGACTGCGTGATGGACCTCAATCTGCGCGGGCCTTTCCTGGTGGCGCGCGCACTGGCCCCGCTGCTCACCGAGGCCCGCGGGTCGGTGGTGAACATGGTCGACCTCTCGGCCTTCCAGCCCTGGGTCCGCTACCCGCACCACGGCGTGTCGAAGGCGGGGCTGATGCACCTGACCCGGGTGCTCGCCCGGGTGCTGGCGCCCGCGGTGCGGGTGAACGCCATCGCCCCCGGGGCGGTGCTGCCCCCCGACGACGCCTCGGAATCCGAGCTCGAGCGCGAGATCGAACGCACCCCCCTCGCCCGGATCGGGTCGCCCGACGACATCGTGCGCACGGTGCTCTTCCTGACGGCCTCGCCCTTCGTGACCGGCCAGGTGGTGGTGGTCGACGGCGGGCGCAGCCTGGAGTTCGGCTAG
- a CDS encoding SDR family oxidoreductase, with translation MSWTEAVNLEGRVALVTGGSEGIGLAIVRELARAGARVVLTSRSRERAEAAAAGCEGDVTGQACDVRDEASIDTLIRTIDDRFGRLDIVVNNAGLGVFKPIQEMTADEWRLQVETNLNGVFLTSKAALPLLRKAGADGEGDAWIINIGSLASRNSFGNGVGYNASKFGLLGMTEAMMIDLRHEGIRTSIIMPGSVNTHFNDHDGSRDWAIQPEDVARSVLQLVAYPTHTLVSRIEMRPSRPPRT, from the coding sequence ATGAGCTGGACCGAAGCGGTGAACCTCGAGGGCCGCGTGGCCCTCGTGACCGGGGGGAGCGAGGGCATCGGTCTCGCCATCGTGCGCGAACTGGCCCGCGCCGGCGCCCGGGTGGTGCTCACCTCCCGATCGCGCGAGCGGGCCGAGGCCGCGGCGGCCGGGTGCGAGGGCGACGTGACGGGGCAGGCCTGCGACGTGCGCGACGAGGCCAGCATCGACACCCTGATCCGCACCATCGACGACCGCTTCGGGCGGCTCGACATCGTGGTGAACAACGCCGGGCTCGGCGTCTTCAAGCCGATTCAGGAGATGACCGCCGACGAGTGGCGGCTGCAGGTGGAGACCAACCTCAACGGGGTGTTTCTCACCTCGAAGGCCGCGCTGCCCCTGCTCCGGAAGGCGGGGGCCGACGGTGAGGGCGATGCCTGGATCATCAACATCGGCTCGCTCGCCAGCCGGAACAGCTTCGGCAACGGGGTGGGCTACAACGCGAGCAAGTTCGGGCTGCTCGGCATGACCGAGGCGATGATGATCGACCTCCGTCACGAGGGGATCCGCACCAGCATCATCATGCCCGGCAGCGTGAACACGCACTTCAACGACCACGACGGGTCGCGCGACTGGGCGATTCAGCCCGAAGACGTGGCCCGTTCGGTGCTGCAGTTGGTGGCCTATCCGACCCACACCCTCGTCAGCCGCATCGAGATGCGCCCGAGCCGGCCGCCCCGGACGTAG
- a CDS encoding phosphatase PAP2 family protein has protein sequence MTAWIVRLGAADERLLRALLIRRRPLLDRIMRGITHLADAPVAIALTLILAFGAVPSLQAAGIRAAWVLALSHLGVEILKRVFTRERPRMGTGMAWLVTVPDRFSFPSGHATAAMSVALPLALALPPAGATCVMAVAFLVGLSRCYLGVHYPGDVAAGWTLSLLMHALVVALAL, from the coding sequence ATGACCGCATGGATCGTTCGTCTCGGCGCCGCCGATGAGCGGCTCCTGCGCGCCCTGCTGATCCGACGTCGTCCGCTGCTCGACCGGATCATGCGCGGGATCACGCACCTCGCCGATGCCCCCGTGGCCATCGCGCTCACCCTGATCCTCGCCTTCGGGGCGGTGCCGTCGCTCCAGGCCGCCGGCATTCGGGCCGCCTGGGTGCTCGCGCTCTCCCATCTCGGCGTGGAGATCCTCAAGCGGGTGTTCACCCGCGAACGCCCCCGGATGGGAACCGGCATGGCGTGGCTCGTGACCGTGCCCGACCGCTTCAGCTTCCCCAGCGGCCACGCCACCGCCGCGATGTCGGTGGCCCTCCCGCTCGCCCTGGCCCTGCCCCCCGCGGGCGCCACCTGCGTGATGGCCGTGGCCTTTCTCGTGGGACTGTCGCGCTGCTACCTCGGGGTGCACTACCCCGGCGACGTCGCGGCCGGCTGGACGCTGTCGCTTCTGATGCACGCGCTCGTGGTGGCGCTGGCGCTGTAG